Proteins encoded within one genomic window of Flavobacterium gilvum:
- a CDS encoding glycoside hydrolase family 3 N-terminal domain-containing protein, protein MKINLKKISIVLSICFYTVITVAQQKVPAYKNQDLPVDKRVEDLLKQLTVQEKISLIGFQSRPVERLGIPAYNWWNEALHGVARAGRATVFPQAIGMAATFNDELFHEVATVISTEARAKNNMAVAKDRRLQYMGLNFWSPNINIFRDPRWGRGQETYGEDPFLTGKMGTAFVKGMQGDNSKYMKTAACAKHFAVHSGPESSRHSFNAIVDEKDLRETYLYAFKKLVDANVESVMCAYNRVNSEPCCTGKTLLTDILHKEWGFKGHVVTDCWALQDIYESHKALPNSVAVAAAAIKGGVNMDCSDLLQKDAIKALEQKLITTKDIDNALAPSLRTQFKLGFYDKPEDNPYRKYGVDSIANSYHIGLSRKMAEQSMVLLKNGLVNGSNILPVNKEKCKSIMVVGPNAASIDALVGNYHGISDKAVNFVEGIVGAVSPDTRVEYDMGCDFNDTQRFNGMWGSLMSDLTVAVIGFNPVYEGEEGDAFLADGKGDRKNMELPASHIAYMKALRKGSKSPIVAVITGGGAVDVSSIEPYVDAIIFAWYPGEQGGTALANLIFGKVSPSGHLPITFYKSFSDLPDYNNYAMGGRTYRYFNKEVQYPFGFGLSYTTFDYNWLQKPDNVKKTSNKISMQIKIQNTGQYDADEVAQVYIEYPKMDRMPLKELKAFKRVSITKRNSQNITLEIPLEELQKWDEVQKKFQIYEGKYTVKIGSNSRDTQLEASFEIVK, encoded by the coding sequence ATGAAAATAAATTTGAAAAAGATTTCAATTGTACTGTCAATTTGCTTTTATACAGTTATAACTGTTGCGCAACAGAAAGTACCAGCATACAAAAATCAGGATTTACCTGTTGACAAAAGAGTTGAAGATTTGTTGAAACAACTTACTGTTCAGGAAAAAATTTCGTTGATAGGTTTTCAAAGTCGACCTGTGGAGCGATTGGGAATTCCGGCCTATAATTGGTGGAATGAGGCTTTGCATGGTGTTGCCAGAGCTGGACGGGCAACTGTTTTCCCGCAGGCTATAGGAATGGCGGCTACTTTCAATGACGAATTGTTCCATGAAGTTGCAACGGTTATTTCGACCGAAGCTAGAGCCAAAAATAATATGGCTGTTGCCAAAGACCGTCGTTTGCAATATATGGGATTAAATTTTTGGTCACCAAATATCAATATTTTTCGGGATCCTCGCTGGGGAAGAGGTCAGGAAACCTATGGTGAAGATCCTTTCCTGACTGGGAAGATGGGAACTGCTTTTGTAAAGGGAATGCAAGGTGATAACTCAAAATACATGAAAACGGCTGCTTGTGCAAAACATTTTGCCGTACATAGTGGCCCCGAAAGCAGTCGTCACTCTTTTAATGCAATCGTCGATGAAAAGGACTTGAGAGAAACTTACTTGTATGCTTTCAAAAAACTGGTTGATGCCAATGTTGAATCTGTGATGTGTGCTTATAACCGCGTGAATTCGGAGCCTTGTTGTACAGGAAAAACGTTGCTGACAGATATTTTACACAAAGAATGGGGTTTCAAAGGTCATGTCGTAACCGATTGTTGGGCATTACAGGATATTTACGAAAGTCACAAAGCTTTACCAAACAGTGTAGCTGTTGCGGCGGCGGCAATCAAAGGCGGTGTGAATATGGATTGCAGTGATTTGTTGCAAAAAGACGCAATCAAAGCATTGGAACAAAAATTAATAACCACAAAAGATATTGACAACGCACTGGCGCCTTCTTTACGCACGCAATTCAAATTAGGATTCTATGATAAACCCGAAGACAATCCTTATAGAAAATATGGAGTGGACAGTATTGCCAATTCTTACCACATTGGACTAAGTAGAAAAATGGCGGAACAAAGTATGGTTTTGCTAAAAAATGGTCTTGTGAATGGCTCAAACATTTTGCCAGTAAACAAAGAAAAATGCAAATCGATTATGGTGGTTGGTCCTAATGCCGCATCAATTGATGCTTTGGTGGGAAATTATCACGGGATTAGTGATAAAGCAGTGAATTTTGTAGAGGGAATTGTTGGGGCAGTTTCACCAGATACACGAGTGGAATATGATATGGGCTGCGACTTTAACGATACGCAACGTTTCAATGGTATGTGGGGTTCATTAATGTCTGATTTAACCGTTGCCGTGATAGGATTCAATCCTGTTTATGAAGGTGAGGAAGGTGATGCTTTCTTGGCCGATGGAAAAGGTGATAGAAAAAACATGGAATTACCGGCTTCGCATATTGCCTACATGAAAGCACTGCGAAAAGGTTCGAAATCTCCAATAGTTGCAGTGATTACTGGCGGAGGAGCAGTAGATGTTTCTTCAATTGAACCGTATGTGGATGCGATAATTTTTGCTTGGTATCCAGGTGAACAAGGAGGAACTGCATTGGCCAATCTTATTTTTGGTAAAGTTTCTCCGTCTGGACACTTACCAATTACGTTCTACAAATCCTTCAGTGATTTGCCAGATTATAACAACTATGCGATGGGAGGCAGAACTTATCGTTATTTTAATAAAGAGGTGCAGTATCCTTTTGGTTTTGGGTTGAGTTACACTACTTTTGACTATAATTGGCTTCAAAAACCCGACAATGTAAAAAAGACTTCCAACAAAATTTCGATGCAAATAAAAATTCAAAACACAGGACAATATGATGCCGATGAAGTGGCACAGGTGTACATTGAATATCCAAAAATGGACAGAATGCCATTGAAAGAACTAAAAGCATTTAAACGAGTGTCTATTACCAAAAGGAATTCTCAAAATATTACTTTGGAAATTCCGTTGGAAGAGCTTCAAAAATGGGATGAAGTTCAAAAAAAGTTCCAAATTTATGAGGGAAAATATACTGTAAAAATAGGTTCGAATTCGAGAGATACACAATTGGAAGCGAGTTTCGAGATTGTGAAGTAG
- a CDS encoding DUF1565 domain-containing protein, giving the protein MIKKIVMFFALATVSLSAKEIHVSVKGNDTNEGTILKPFKTINHAAQIAVAGDIVIVHAGTYRERINPKNGGESDSKRIIYKAADGEKVEIKGSEVLTGWKKVDDEVWTIVIPNSFFGDYNPFKDYVAGDWCNNNAKIHTCDIFIGGKSLFERNKIELVKYPVEDEKVKDKVSTLYGWYAESNEQTTTIWANFQTRNPNKELTEVSIRKTCFYPESEGLNYITISGFDFSQAATQWGAPTAEQVGMVATHWNKGWIIENNIIHDSKCVGITLGKERKTGHNVWTQDLGNVFNDGNIHYIEVIFKVLKNGWNKENIGSHIVRNNKIYNCEQAGICGSMGAVFSTIENNHVFNIHQKKQFGGAELGGIKLHAPIDTQIIHNRVNSVDGPGIWLDWMTQGTRISRNLMYDNTWQDIYAEVDHGPYLIDNNLLLSENAINLQSTGGAVVHNLIAGTFELGLNQTRSTPYHLEHSTEIKGLSEIVPGDDRFYNNIFLTKKELKGESYPADQKFGLDDYKKAKLPASVDGNIYYGGAIPYFKEVNFIENKTLNPKFSLTEEGDKVFISYNVASDSGLNTKMVTTDLLGKTTVSKGKFENPDGTPLKIDTDYLGNKRSDSNPSAGAFEKKGNRIEKLQVW; this is encoded by the coding sequence ATGATAAAAAAAATAGTAATGTTTTTTGCTTTAGCGACAGTAAGCCTTTCGGCAAAAGAAATACATGTGTCTGTTAAAGGGAATGATACAAATGAAGGAACAATATTAAAACCATTCAAGACAATTAACCATGCAGCTCAAATTGCTGTTGCGGGTGATATTGTGATTGTACATGCAGGGACGTATCGTGAAAGAATCAATCCAAAAAATGGAGGAGAGAGTGATTCTAAACGAATTATTTACAAAGCCGCTGATGGAGAAAAAGTCGAAATCAAAGGCTCTGAAGTTTTGACCGGCTGGAAAAAAGTGGATGATGAAGTTTGGACAATTGTGATTCCTAATTCTTTTTTCGGGGATTACAATCCTTTCAAAGATTATGTAGCCGGAGATTGGTGTAATAATAATGCTAAAATTCATACCTGCGATATCTTTATCGGGGGAAAATCACTTTTTGAAAGAAATAAAATAGAATTGGTAAAGTATCCCGTGGAAGACGAAAAGGTAAAAGACAAAGTTAGTACTCTTTATGGTTGGTATGCCGAAAGCAACGAACAAACAACAACGATTTGGGCCAATTTCCAGACACGCAACCCTAATAAAGAATTGACAGAAGTAAGCATCCGTAAAACCTGTTTTTACCCTGAAAGCGAAGGACTCAATTACATCACCATCAGCGGATTTGATTTTAGTCAGGCGGCAACTCAATGGGGAGCTCCAACGGCAGAGCAAGTAGGTATGGTGGCCACACATTGGAACAAAGGATGGATAATTGAAAACAATATTATTCACGATTCAAAATGCGTGGGGATTACACTTGGAAAAGAGCGAAAAACGGGTCATAACGTTTGGACTCAAGATTTGGGAAATGTTTTTAATGATGGTAATATTCATTATATAGAAGTTATTTTTAAAGTATTGAAAAATGGCTGGAACAAAGAAAATATTGGTTCACATATTGTAAGAAACAATAAAATTTATAACTGCGAACAGGCAGGAATTTGTGGGAGCATGGGAGCTGTTTTTAGCACAATTGAAAACAATCATGTTTTTAATATTCATCAAAAAAAGCAATTTGGTGGTGCCGAATTAGGCGGAATAAAACTCCATGCGCCAATCGATACGCAAATTATTCATAATCGTGTTAACTCGGTTGATGGTCCTGGAATTTGGTTGGATTGGATGACTCAAGGAACAAGAATTTCAAGAAACCTAATGTATGACAACACTTGGCAAGATATTTATGCCGAAGTTGATCATGGTCCATATTTGATTGATAATAATCTTTTACTTTCTGAAAATGCAATTAATCTTCAGTCTACTGGAGGCGCAGTTGTTCATAATTTGATTGCCGGAACATTTGAATTGGGGCTGAATCAAACGAGATCCACGCCTTATCATTTGGAACATTCTACGGAAATTAAAGGTTTATCGGAGATTGTTCCCGGAGACGACCGTTTTTACAATAATATTTTTTTAACTAAAAAAGAATTGAAGGGAGAAAGCTATCCGGCAGATCAAAAATTTGGATTGGACGATTACAAAAAAGCTAAATTACCGGCTTCGGTGGACGGGAATATTTATTATGGAGGAGCAATTCCTTATTTTAAAGAAGTTAATTTTATCGAAAACAAAACTCTGAATCCTAAGTTTTCTTTGACAGAGGAAGGAGATAAAGTTTTTATTTCTTATAATGTTGCTAGTGATTCGGGTTTGAATACAAAGATGGTTACTACTGATTTGTTAGGAAAAACAACTGTTTCCAAAGGGAAATTTGAAAACCCAGATGGTACGCCATTAAAAATTGATACAGATTATTTGGGAAATAAGCGTTCTGATTCCAATCCTTCCGCGGGAGCTTTTGAAAAGAAAGGAAATAGGATTGAGAAATTGCAAGTTTGGTAA
- a CDS encoding DUF4838 domain-containing protein — MKNSSNQFKSVNSLKVLFCLLLFPFQFNSYSKTIPLVTNGKSDYVIVISSKETESEKKAALLLQKYVSQISGFGLPISNQLVKRKKAIYINISNAIQNPDGFSIKTKNESLFIEGGSKKGCIYGVVTLLEKYMGCRNYSATYKDIPFNKNINLPEINLTDAPKNDCRIVYIVDKVGQEFYDWNRLNSVDEIFAEGYYVHTFGKLVPWQEYFKTHPEYFSEMNGKRNIDQLCLSNPDVLKLTIEKLKKEMALQSNENYWSVSQNDNFSYCQCEKCSKIIAEEGSPSGPIIRFVNEVAKQFPDKIISTLAYEYSRKAPLITKPAKNVQVMLCTIELNRSKAIEDDKGSESFKNDIIEWGKICNHIYLWDYDIDFANSVSPFPNLHVLQPNIQFFVKNNVSAHFQQANASVGSEFSELKVYLLSRLLWNPNADVSQITNEFLEGYYGKASPWIKKYIEKLESELKKSGDGLDIYEHPTSHQNTFLSQNNINEYNTFFDNAEKAAQNDATQLLHVKVARLPLQFAIMEIGKNDMFGPRGWYTEKNGDYTVIPEKVQMIEDFYSVCNQANIDHLNESGLTPKSYYESTKRFIDVQVKGNLSFKKKVTSSQTPSPQYSKGDLAYLTNGVRGDSNYKVHWLGWDGIDFDLTLDLEKTVKAKTIEISSLWDAKSWILHPAGVRCLVSENGKDFTEVGNIQTEGNQEKADVNKVFLFNAPQKNIRYVKFEVKGTKQLPQWHPSAGSKSWVFIDEIVVK, encoded by the coding sequence ATGAAAAATAGTAGTAACCAATTTAAGTCAGTAAATAGTTTGAAAGTATTATTCTGTTTGCTGTTGTTTCCTTTTCAGTTTAATTCTTATAGTAAAACTATTCCTCTTGTAACCAATGGGAAAAGCGATTATGTAATTGTAATTTCGTCAAAGGAAACCGAATCGGAAAAGAAAGCAGCTTTGCTTTTGCAAAAATACGTTTCTCAAATTTCGGGTTTTGGACTTCCGATTTCAAATCAATTGGTAAAAAGGAAAAAGGCAATTTATATCAATATTTCCAATGCCATACAAAATCCAGATGGATTTTCGATAAAGACAAAAAATGAATCGCTTTTTATTGAAGGCGGTTCCAAAAAAGGATGTATTTATGGTGTGGTAACTTTGCTGGAAAAGTACATGGGATGCCGTAATTACAGTGCAACTTACAAGGATATTCCTTTTAATAAAAACATTAATTTACCCGAAATTAATCTGACAGACGCACCCAAAAACGATTGCCGAATTGTTTACATCGTTGACAAAGTGGGGCAGGAATTTTATGATTGGAATCGACTTAATAGTGTTGACGAAATTTTTGCCGAAGGCTATTATGTGCATACTTTTGGGAAATTGGTTCCGTGGCAGGAATATTTCAAAACGCATCCAGAATATTTCTCAGAAATGAATGGCAAAAGAAATATCGATCAGTTGTGTTTGTCAAATCCCGATGTCTTGAAATTGACAATTGAAAAACTGAAAAAAGAAATGGCTCTTCAGTCAAATGAGAACTATTGGTCGGTAAGTCAGAATGATAATTTTTCGTATTGCCAATGCGAAAAATGCAGTAAAATTATCGCTGAAGAAGGAAGTCCGTCTGGGCCAATTATTCGTTTTGTAAATGAAGTAGCCAAACAATTTCCGGATAAAATTATCTCGACTTTGGCTTACGAATATTCGAGAAAAGCGCCTCTTATTACGAAACCTGCCAAAAATGTTCAGGTAATGCTTTGTACTATCGAATTGAATCGAAGCAAAGCTATTGAAGACGACAAAGGGAGCGAATCATTTAAGAATGATATAATTGAGTGGGGAAAAATCTGCAATCATATTTATTTGTGGGATTACGATATTGATTTTGCCAATTCTGTGAGTCCTTTTCCAAATTTACACGTGTTGCAGCCAAATATTCAATTTTTTGTAAAAAATAATGTTTCAGCTCATTTTCAACAGGCCAATGCTTCGGTGGGATCTGAATTCTCGGAACTGAAGGTGTATTTGCTTTCCCGTTTATTGTGGAATCCAAATGCCGATGTGAGTCAGATTACAAATGAATTTTTGGAGGGTTATTATGGTAAAGCATCTCCTTGGATAAAAAAATATATTGAAAAATTGGAAAGTGAATTAAAGAAAAGTGGGGATGGACTGGATATTTACGAACATCCAACAAGTCATCAGAATACGTTTCTTTCACAGAACAATATCAATGAATACAATACTTTTTTTGATAATGCCGAAAAAGCTGCCCAAAACGACGCAACGCAGTTACTACATGTAAAAGTGGCTCGATTACCATTGCAGTTTGCTATTATGGAAATAGGTAAAAATGATATGTTTGGTCCACGGGGTTGGTATACCGAAAAAAATGGTGATTACACAGTAATTCCCGAAAAAGTACAAATGATAGAAGATTTCTATTCGGTTTGTAATCAAGCTAATATTGATCATTTAAATGAATCGGGATTGACACCGAAGTCGTACTACGAAAGCACCAAAAGATTTATTGATGTTCAGGTAAAAGGAAATCTTTCATTTAAGAAAAAAGTAACTTCAAGTCAAACACCTTCTCCACAATACAGTAAAGGAGATTTGGCTTATTTGACAAATGGTGTAAGAGGTGACAGTAATTATAAAGTGCATTGGTTGGGCTGGGATGGAATTGATTTTGATTTAACTCTCGATTTAGAGAAAACTGTCAAAGCAAAAACAATAGAAATCAGCTCGCTTTGGGATGCCAAAAGTTGGATACTTCATCCGGCTGGTGTTCGTTGTCTGGTTTCGGAAAATGGTAAAGATTTTACCGAAGTTGGAAATATTCAGACCGAAGGTAATCAGGAAAAAGCAGATGTCAATAAAGTTTTTTTATTTAATGCTCCGCAAAAAAACATTCGTTATGTCAAATTTGAAGTAAAAGGAACAAAGCAATTACCGCAATGGCATCCTTCAGCAGGTTCAAAATCCTGGGTTTTTATCGATGAAATTGTAGTGAAATAA
- a CDS encoding GH36-type glycosyl hydrolase domain-containing protein gives MKKIALSIVALTFALTASAQQKATIDKNLADKIKNDSYMPFVKNKALAVMKTGVNAGDGYREVWIRDYNTFIELAAQVTKKEEIKENLLVFFRMQGEDGNIIDGYTPKEKIGKGEKDFSYSKLEPRYAAHKNTVETDQETSLVQAVYKYIKLTGDKSILNEKVGDKTVSQRLEWAMDFLMAHRFTKKYGLITGATTADWGDVQPEPGYGVDVDGNTHIACDIYDNAMFIIALDNMIEMIPSTKNKWGKIRNDVAKNCRTYLWDAKKQKFIPHLYLNGSPFPSDFDENNIFYFGGTTVAMEAGLLSKKEVKASLDEMVKRVKEAGASSIGLTLYPPYPNGYFVNKIMNPVYSYQNGGDWTWFGGRTIQQLIKYGYVEEAYREIQPMLKRVKDNNGFYEWYSIKNEPRGSGTFRGEAGVLYTAIVMFENLNK, from the coding sequence ATGAAAAAAATAGCATTGTCAATAGTAGCACTTACATTTGCCCTGACCGCTTCGGCTCAGCAAAAAGCTACTATTGATAAAAATTTAGCTGACAAAATTAAAAACGATTCCTATATGCCTTTTGTCAAAAACAAGGCTTTGGCGGTAATGAAAACAGGTGTAAATGCAGGTGACGGTTACCGTGAAGTTTGGATTCGAGATTATAATACCTTTATCGAATTGGCTGCACAAGTCACCAAAAAAGAAGAAATAAAAGAAAATCTTTTGGTGTTTTTCAGAATGCAGGGTGAGGATGGAAATATCATTGATGGCTATACGCCAAAAGAAAAAATTGGAAAAGGAGAAAAGGATTTTTCATATTCTAAATTAGAACCAAGATACGCTGCTCATAAAAATACGGTAGAAACCGATCAAGAAACTTCATTGGTTCAAGCGGTTTATAAATACATAAAACTGACAGGCGATAAATCAATTTTGAATGAAAAAGTTGGTGATAAAACTGTTTCACAAAGATTGGAATGGGCAATGGATTTCCTGATGGCTCATCGATTTACCAAAAAATACGGCTTGATAACCGGTGCAACTACCGCCGACTGGGGCGATGTGCAACCAGAACCTGGTTACGGAGTAGATGTTGATGGAAACACGCACATTGCCTGCGATATTTATGACAATGCAATGTTTATTATTGCGTTAGATAATATGATTGAAATGATTCCTTCAACTAAAAATAAATGGGGAAAAATCAGAAATGATGTTGCCAAAAATTGTCGAACCTATCTTTGGGATGCAAAGAAGCAAAAGTTTATTCCGCACTTGTATTTGAATGGTTCCCCTTTTCCATCTGATTTTGACGAAAATAATATTTTCTATTTCGGAGGAACAACCGTTGCTATGGAAGCTGGATTGTTGAGCAAAAAAGAGGTGAAAGCCTCATTGGACGAAATGGTAAAAAGGGTTAAAGAAGCTGGAGCGTCTTCTATTGGTTTAACTCTTTATCCTCCTTATCCAAACGGTTATTTCGTAAACAAAATTATGAATCCGGTCTATAGTTATCAAAACGGTGGAGATTGGACATGGTTTGGTGGAAGAACTATCCAACAGTTAATAAAATATGGTTATGTAGAAGAAGCCTACAGAGAAATACAGCCGATGCTGAAACGTGTAAAAGACAATAATGGTTTCTACGAATGGTATTCCATAAAAAATGAGCCTAGAGGTTCCGGAACTTTCAGAGGCGAAGCTGGCGTTTTGTACACAGCAATTGTAATGTTCGAAAATTTGAATAAATAG
- a CDS encoding GH92 family glycosyl hydrolase yields MKQISKKLFLMAMAISILSCSKKKDDFNPASWVDPQIGSVHGRWFFYTPASVPFGMAKLAPHTNAYGSVGSWEPCGYDDRHLSIEGFGHFHEFQIGGLVAMPVTGKLQTTPGTLEKPETGYRSTFDKKDEHAEPGYYSVFLKEYGIKAELTATERVGFHRYTFPESKESRIIFDIGHRQGESSGVTEATMKLSGKNTLEGTIETYPEYLKFCDPDKRVKMYFVIQMNKTPESYGSFVEDKTFDNQSETKGIGNGMYVNFATKKGEVIEMQVGLSYTSIENAKLNLKTEAEGQSFDAVKVAAHEQWNEKLGRIKVETKDSINKVKFYTGLYHALLGRGLASDVDGSYPRHDGKIGHIPLDENGKPKYNHYNTDGIWGGFWNLGQLWALAYPDYLSQYIQSNLDFAKETGWLHDGVAAGAHSNGVQTNCFGLMIAATYNCGIRDFNVEEAYNIAYKNETGYSNRPYGSGKYDLSYFVKDGYIPSRDTIISNGWKFNFGSSHTVEFAYTSYGVSQFAKALGKKADYEKLMKQAGNWKNIFDPETKFIRPRYQDGKFVENFNPMQAWRGFQEGNAYQYTWYVPQDPAGLIKVLGIDLFNKRLENTFNESQKSTFGGGKNIDSFSGLEMLYNHGNQPCLHHSFLFNYSGKPWLTQKWSRTICDEFYGTEPLHGYGFGQDEDQGQLGAWFVMVSMGLFDVQGHAAMNPTFQFGSPLFDKVTIKLDKKYYKGDELVIETKNNSKQNMYIQSASFNGEKIENAWIDRKKLTDGGTLIFDMGANPNTNWGVKTPPPSMSTSK; encoded by the coding sequence ATGAAACAAATATCAAAAAAACTGTTCCTGATGGCTATGGCCATTTCAATTTTATCCTGTTCAAAGAAAAAGGATGATTTCAATCCTGCTTCATGGGTCGATCCACAAATTGGTTCGGTACATGGACGTTGGTTTTTTTACACACCGGCCTCTGTTCCTTTTGGAATGGCAAAATTAGCTCCGCACACCAATGCTTACGGAAGCGTAGGGAGTTGGGAACCTTGCGGTTATGATGACCGTCATCTTTCTATTGAGGGTTTTGGACATTTTCATGAATTTCAAATTGGCGGTTTGGTGGCAATGCCGGTAACAGGAAAATTGCAGACTACGCCAGGAACTTTAGAAAAACCAGAAACCGGTTACCGTTCTACTTTTGATAAAAAAGACGAACATGCCGAACCAGGTTATTATTCTGTTTTTTTAAAAGAATATGGAATCAAAGCCGAGTTGACAGCTACCGAAAGAGTAGGTTTTCATCGTTACACTTTTCCAGAATCGAAGGAATCTCGTATTATTTTCGATATTGGGCACCGTCAAGGGGAAAGTAGTGGCGTGACTGAAGCTACGATGAAACTTTCGGGCAAAAATACTTTGGAAGGAACCATAGAAACTTATCCGGAATATCTAAAATTTTGTGATCCAGACAAACGCGTGAAAATGTATTTTGTTATTCAAATGAACAAAACACCAGAATCTTACGGTTCATTCGTTGAAGATAAAACATTTGATAATCAATCGGAAACCAAAGGAATCGGGAACGGAATGTACGTGAATTTTGCTACCAAAAAAGGAGAAGTTATCGAAATGCAGGTTGGGCTTTCTTATACAAGTATCGAAAACGCAAAACTGAATTTGAAAACCGAAGCAGAAGGTCAGAGTTTTGATGCTGTAAAAGTAGCAGCTCACGAACAATGGAACGAAAAATTAGGTCGAATCAAAGTTGAAACCAAAGACAGTATCAACAAAGTAAAATTCTATACCGGTTTGTATCACGCACTTTTGGGGCGCGGATTAGCGAGTGATGTCGATGGAAGTTATCCTAGACACGATGGGAAAATAGGTCACATTCCATTGGACGAAAATGGAAAACCGAAGTACAACCATTATAATACCGACGGAATTTGGGGAGGATTTTGGAATCTCGGACAACTTTGGGCATTGGCTTACCCAGATTATTTGAGCCAATACATTCAATCAAATCTTGATTTTGCAAAAGAAACAGGTTGGTTACATGATGGCGTGGCCGCAGGAGCACATTCTAACGGAGTTCAGACAAACTGTTTTGGTTTAATGATTGCGGCGACTTATAACTGCGGTATTCGTGATTTTAATGTAGAAGAGGCTTATAATATTGCTTATAAGAATGAAACCGGATACAGCAATCGTCCTTATGGTTCAGGAAAATATGATTTGTCTTACTTTGTAAAAGACGGATATATTCCATCAAGAGATACTATTATATCCAATGGTTGGAAGTTTAATTTTGGGTCATCACATACAGTTGAATTTGCCTATACTTCTTATGGAGTTTCTCAATTTGCAAAAGCTTTGGGCAAAAAAGCAGATTATGAAAAATTAATGAAACAGGCTGGAAATTGGAAAAATATTTTTGATCCAGAAACCAAATTCATCCGACCACGTTACCAAGATGGCAAATTTGTTGAGAATTTTAACCCAATGCAGGCTTGGAGAGGATTTCAGGAAGGTAATGCTTATCAATACACATGGTATGTGCCGCAAGATCCTGCTGGTTTGATTAAAGTTTTAGGTATAGATTTGTTTAATAAACGTTTAGAAAATACTTTTAACGAAAGTCAAAAATCAACTTTTGGCGGCGGAAAAAATATAGATAGTTTCTCTGGATTGGAAATGTTGTACAACCACGGGAATCAACCTTGTTTGCATCATTCTTTCTTGTTTAATTATTCTGGAAAACCTTGGCTGACGCAAAAATGGTCTCGCACGATTTGTGATGAATTCTATGGTACAGAACCACTTCACGGTTACGGTTTTGGACAAGACGAAGATCAAGGGCAATTGGGAGCCTGGTTTGTAATGGTTTCCATGGGATTGTTTGATGTACAAGGACATGCAGCCATGAATCCGACGTTTCAATTTGGAAGTCCATTATTTGATAAAGTAACCATTAAATTGGATAAAAAATATTATAAAGGCGATGAATTAGTAATAGAAACCAAAAACAATTCGAAGCAAAACATGTATATCCAATCGGCTTCTTTTAATGGAGAAAAAATAGAAAATGCTTGGATTGATCGTAAAAAATTAACCGACGGCGGAACTCTAATTTTTGATATGGGAGCAAATCCTAATACAAATTGGGGTGTAAAAACACCTCCACCATCAATGAGTACTAGCAAATAA